In Roseisolibacter agri, a genomic segment contains:
- a CDS encoding acyl-CoA dehydrogenase family protein, with product MSSDLATARPPLTLLSEEEVMFRDAVTALAEGEVRPRVHAMEEAGKVDPALTRQFFQMGLMGIELPEAVGGAGGTAMMIVLAVEELSKVDASAAIQVDVQNTLVEYPLATYGTEEQRQRWLSRLTANTVGAYALSEPGSGSDAFALATRATKVDGGWRLSGAKAWITNGAEAELFVVFATTDPALGYKGITAFVVEKGTEGFSIGRKEDKLGIRASSTTALHFDNAFVPDADVLGEIGKGYKIAIDTLNVGRIGIGAQMIGVAGGALAAATAYLKERKQFGKPLAEFQGIQFQVAQAATELEAARLMVYNAARLKDAGQDIAREGAMAKLYSSQVAERVTSLCVELFGGYGYTKEYPVEKFYRDAKIGTIYEGTSNMQLQTIAKAVLR from the coding sequence ATGTCCAGCGACCTCGCCACCGCCCGCCCGCCCCTGACCCTCCTCTCGGAGGAAGAGGTCATGTTCCGCGACGCCGTGACCGCCCTGGCCGAGGGGGAGGTCCGCCCGCGCGTCCACGCCATGGAGGAGGCCGGCAAGGTCGACCCCGCCCTCACGAGGCAGTTCTTCCAGATGGGGCTGATGGGGATCGAGCTGCCCGAGGCGGTGGGCGGCGCCGGGGGCACGGCGATGATGATCGTCCTCGCGGTCGAGGAGCTGAGCAAGGTGGACGCGTCCGCGGCCATCCAGGTGGACGTGCAGAACACGCTCGTCGAGTACCCGCTGGCGACCTACGGCACCGAGGAGCAGCGGCAGCGCTGGCTCTCGCGCCTGACCGCCAACACGGTGGGCGCCTACGCGCTCTCCGAGCCGGGCTCGGGCTCCGACGCCTTCGCGCTCGCGACGCGCGCCACGAAGGTCGACGGCGGCTGGCGCCTCTCGGGCGCCAAGGCCTGGATCACGAACGGCGCCGAGGCGGAGCTGTTCGTCGTCTTCGCGACCACCGATCCGGCGCTGGGCTACAAGGGGATCACGGCGTTCGTCGTCGAGAAGGGGACCGAGGGCTTCAGCATCGGCCGCAAGGAGGACAAGCTCGGGATCCGCGCCAGCAGCACCACCGCGCTGCACTTCGATAACGCCTTCGTGCCCGACGCGGACGTGCTGGGCGAGATCGGCAAGGGGTACAAGATCGCGATCGACACGCTGAACGTCGGCCGCATCGGCATCGGCGCGCAGATGATCGGCGTCGCCGGCGGCGCCCTGGCCGCGGCCACGGCCTACCTGAAGGAGCGCAAGCAGTTCGGGAAGCCGCTGGCGGAGTTCCAGGGGATCCAGTTCCAGGTCGCGCAGGCGGCCACGGAGCTGGAGGCCGCGCGGCTGATGGTCTACAACGCGGCGCGCCTCAAGGACGCGGGCCAGGACATCGCGCGGGAGGGCGCGATGGCGAAGCTCTACTCGTCGCAGGTGGCGGAGCGCGTGACGTCGCTGTGCGTGGAGCTGTTCGGCGGGTACGGCTACACGAAGGAGTACCCGGTCGAGAAGTTCTACCGCGACGCGAAGATCGGCACGATCTACGAGGGGACGTCGAACATGCAGCTGCAGACGATCGCCAAGGCCGTGCTGCGCTGA